Proteins from a single region of Catenulispora acidiphila DSM 44928:
- the recG gene encoding ATP-dependent DNA helicase RecG — MGIRLDEPLRKAVGDRTAKVLHTGLGLDTVGDLLRHYPRKYVKRGELTELSELEPGTEATIVAQVTKVSRRSMAARRGQMMTVEVRDAADTAVEITFFNPRAANALKPGMLGMFAGKVGEYHGKIQLTNPEFAKLDADTEDAGDSPIDNWAGELMPLYPSTGGLPSWKIARCVRMVIDQLDADIEDDPMPRPVRARQGLLTLTEAFRRIHRPDDWPEIAVARKRLKWDEALPMQVVLAQRREALKALPAVPRRRVPGGLLDAFDAALPFTLTAGQRQVGEEIEADLASEHPMHRLLQGDVGSGKTMVALRAMLAVVDAGGQAVMLAPTEVLAQQHHRSIVQMLGAGADVPMDLFSETAAPDAAPFDPNRKRVRVALLTGSQNAKDRRTNLLDAASGTAGIVIGTHAVIQDHVQFADLGLVVVDEQHRFGVEQRDALRAKGEDPPHVLVMTATPIPRTVAMTVFGDLETSVLSELPAGRSPIATHVVAAHEHPSHFTRVWERIREEVGAGRQAYVVCPRIGEESGSGEVSDDGSELVSEPGQQRPPLAVVDVAAKLAEGPLKGLRVGMLHGRMAPDDKDAVMRAYAGHELDVLVATTVIEVGVNVPNSTVIVVMDADRFGVSQLHQLRGRVGRGKWPGLCLLVTESPDGAPARERLAAVASTLDGFELSKIDLAIRKEGDVLGATQSGYRSSLRMLSVIDDEDIIRAARDEATPLVEADPALNAYPALARTIAVLLDPERAEYLGKT, encoded by the coding sequence GTGGGCATCCGCTTGGACGAGCCGCTGCGCAAGGCGGTCGGCGACCGCACCGCGAAGGTGCTGCACACCGGGCTCGGCCTGGATACGGTCGGCGACCTGCTGCGCCACTACCCGCGCAAGTACGTCAAGCGCGGGGAGCTGACCGAGCTCTCCGAGCTGGAGCCCGGGACCGAGGCGACGATCGTCGCGCAGGTCACCAAGGTCAGCCGGCGCTCGATGGCGGCCCGGCGCGGCCAGATGATGACCGTGGAGGTGCGCGACGCCGCCGACACCGCGGTGGAGATCACCTTTTTCAACCCGCGCGCGGCCAACGCCCTCAAGCCCGGCATGCTCGGGATGTTCGCCGGCAAGGTCGGCGAGTACCACGGCAAGATCCAGCTGACGAACCCCGAGTTCGCGAAGCTGGACGCCGACACCGAGGACGCCGGCGACTCGCCGATCGACAACTGGGCCGGCGAGCTGATGCCGCTGTACCCGAGCACCGGCGGGCTGCCGTCGTGGAAGATCGCGCGCTGCGTCCGCATGGTCATCGACCAGCTCGACGCCGATATCGAGGACGACCCGATGCCGCGGCCGGTCCGCGCCCGCCAGGGCCTGCTGACGCTGACCGAGGCGTTCCGCCGGATCCACCGCCCCGACGACTGGCCGGAGATCGCCGTCGCCCGCAAGCGCCTGAAGTGGGACGAGGCGCTGCCGATGCAGGTCGTGCTGGCGCAGCGGCGCGAGGCGCTCAAGGCGCTGCCGGCGGTCCCGCGCCGCCGCGTCCCCGGCGGTCTGCTCGACGCCTTCGACGCCGCGCTGCCGTTCACCCTCACCGCCGGGCAGCGCCAGGTCGGCGAGGAGATCGAGGCGGACCTGGCCTCCGAGCACCCGATGCACCGGCTGCTGCAGGGCGACGTGGGCTCGGGCAAGACGATGGTCGCGCTGCGCGCCATGCTCGCCGTGGTCGACGCCGGCGGCCAGGCGGTGATGCTGGCGCCGACCGAGGTGCTGGCGCAGCAGCATCACCGGTCGATCGTGCAGATGCTGGGCGCCGGGGCGGACGTGCCGATGGATCTGTTCTCTGAGACCGCCGCCCCCGACGCCGCTCCCTTCGACCCGAACCGCAAGCGGGTGCGCGTCGCGCTGCTCACCGGATCGCAGAACGCGAAGGACCGCCGCACCAACCTGCTCGACGCGGCGTCCGGCACCGCGGGCATCGTGATCGGCACGCACGCGGTGATCCAGGACCACGTCCAGTTCGCCGACCTCGGCCTGGTGGTGGTCGACGAGCAGCACCGCTTCGGCGTCGAGCAGCGCGACGCGCTGCGCGCCAAGGGCGAGGACCCGCCGCACGTGCTGGTCATGACGGCGACGCCGATCCCGCGCACGGTGGCGATGACGGTCTTCGGCGACCTGGAGACCTCGGTCCTGTCCGAGCTCCCGGCGGGGCGCTCCCCGATCGCCACGCACGTGGTCGCCGCGCACGAGCACCCCTCGCACTTCACGCGGGTGTGGGAGCGCATCCGCGAGGAGGTCGGCGCGGGCCGGCAGGCGTACGTGGTGTGCCCGCGCATCGGCGAGGAATCCGGGAGCGGCGAGGTCTCCGACGACGGCTCCGAGCTGGTCTCCGAACCCGGCCAGCAGCGCCCGCCGCTGGCCGTGGTCGACGTCGCGGCGAAGCTGGCCGAGGGCCCGCTCAAGGGACTGCGGGTCGGCATGCTGCACGGCCGCATGGCGCCGGACGACAAGGACGCGGTGATGCGCGCCTACGCCGGCCACGAGCTGGACGTCCTGGTCGCCACCACGGTGATCGAGGTCGGCGTGAACGTCCCGAACTCCACCGTGATCGTGGTGATGGACGCCGACCGCTTCGGCGTCTCGCAGCTCCACCAGCTCCGCGGCCGCGTCGGACGAGGCAAGTGGCCCGGCCTGTGCCTGCTGGTCACCGAATCGCCCGACGGCGCCCCAGCCCGCGAACGCCTGGCCGCCGTGGCCTCGACCCTCGACGGCTTCGAACTGTCGAAGATAGACCTCGCCATCCGCAAGGAGGGCGACGTCCTCGGCGCCACCCAATCCGGCTACCGCAGCTCCCTGCGAATGCTCAGCGTGATCGACGACGAGGACATCATCCGCGCCGCCCGCGACGAAGCCACCCCCCTGGTCGAAGCCGACCCGGCCCTGAACGCCTACCCGGCCCTCGCCCGGACAATTGCCGTCTTGCTCGACCCCGAACGCGCGGAATACTTGGGCAAGACATGA
- a CDS encoding DAK2 domain-containing protein gives MPPTVPGPDAPPERPAVAAPVDAGALRRWAGAALAVLGRHREEIDALNVFPIADADTGTNMYLTFEAACRALDDRLTAPGPAPSVPEALQALAHGALLGARGNSGVILSQLLRGAAGARYTGSAVDGAALAAGLAAAAELAYEAVARPAAGTILTVASAAAEASSAAVVAIGELAARIPVPAGGEALPVPNPLTANDSLAYVAQAAAAGAREALGRTPDQLDVLREAGVVDAGGLGLVVILDTLAAYTGGLDPRGAFRQRRLAAVRAAEPAPTRARPEPEFEVIYLLEATESAMAELRRGLDDFCERGGGDSLVVVGGDGLWRVHVHVDDAGFPLEAGIAAGRPRDIQITHLASQHSTGVHTASPAEPLTVSAAVPTVRATRAVVAVAYGEGIATLLEEAGAHVLRAEPGRPPSAADFERAVALTRASEVVLLPNDTETTVVAAAVAERLSAGQPSMRVAAVPAKVTVQGIAALAVHEPSRRFDADVVAMTAAAGATRYGAIEVAATEAWTMAGVCRPGQVLGHVENDVALIEDDQAAAAEAVLERMLSAGGEMVTLVIGDGTEPGMPEAVTDRVRTRHPVVDVVVYDGGQTGYPLLIGVE, from the coding sequence ATGCCCCCCACCGTGCCCGGACCCGACGCGCCGCCCGAGCGCCCGGCCGTGGCGGCGCCCGTCGACGCCGGCGCGCTGCGCCGCTGGGCCGGTGCGGCCCTGGCGGTCCTGGGGCGGCACCGCGAGGAGATCGACGCGCTCAACGTCTTCCCCATCGCCGACGCCGACACCGGTACCAACATGTACCTGACCTTCGAGGCCGCCTGCCGCGCGCTGGACGACCGGCTGACCGCGCCGGGCCCGGCGCCCTCGGTCCCGGAGGCGCTCCAGGCGCTGGCCCACGGCGCGCTGCTCGGCGCGCGGGGCAACTCCGGGGTGATCCTCAGCCAGCTGCTGCGCGGCGCCGCCGGAGCCCGCTACACCGGCTCCGCGGTGGACGGCGCGGCGCTGGCCGCCGGCCTGGCCGCGGCCGCGGAGCTGGCCTACGAGGCGGTCGCCCGCCCGGCCGCCGGGACCATCCTGACCGTGGCCTCGGCCGCGGCGGAGGCGTCCTCGGCGGCGGTGGTCGCGATCGGCGAGCTGGCCGCGCGGATCCCGGTCCCGGCCGGCGGCGAGGCGCTGCCGGTCCCGAACCCGCTCACCGCGAACGACTCCCTGGCCTACGTCGCGCAGGCCGCGGCCGCCGGCGCGCGCGAGGCGCTGGGCCGCACCCCCGACCAGCTCGACGTGCTGCGCGAGGCCGGCGTGGTCGACGCCGGCGGGCTGGGTCTGGTCGTGATCCTGGACACGCTCGCGGCCTACACCGGCGGCCTGGACCCGCGCGGCGCCTTCCGGCAGCGCCGGCTGGCCGCCGTGCGCGCCGCGGAACCGGCTCCGACGCGGGCCCGCCCCGAGCCGGAGTTCGAGGTCATCTACCTGCTGGAAGCGACCGAATCGGCGATGGCCGAGCTGCGGCGCGGGCTCGACGACTTCTGCGAGCGCGGCGGCGGCGACAGCCTGGTGGTGGTCGGCGGCGACGGTCTGTGGCGGGTCCATGTGCACGTCGACGACGCCGGCTTCCCGCTGGAGGCCGGGATCGCCGCCGGGCGTCCGCGCGACATCCAGATCACCCACCTGGCCTCGCAGCATTCCACCGGGGTCCATACGGCGTCGCCTGCCGAGCCGCTTACCGTCTCCGCCGCCGTTCCCACCGTTCGGGCGACCCGGGCGGTCGTGGCCGTGGCGTACGGCGAGGGCATCGCCACTTTGCTGGAGGAGGCGGGCGCGCACGTGCTGCGCGCCGAGCCCGGACGTCCGCCGAGCGCCGCCGACTTCGAGCGCGCCGTGGCCCTCACCCGGGCCTCCGAGGTGGTGCTGCTGCCGAACGACACCGAGACCACCGTGGTCGCCGCCGCGGTCGCCGAGCGGCTCTCCGCCGGGCAGCCGTCGATGCGGGTCGCCGCGGTTCCGGCGAAGGTGACCGTTCAGGGGATAGCGGCGCTGGCCGTGCACGAGCCGTCCCGGCGTTTCGACGCCGACGTGGTGGCCATGACGGCGGCGGCCGGCGCGACCCGGTACGGCGCCATCGAGGTGGCGGCGACCGAGGCCTGGACCATGGCCGGGGTCTGCCGGCCCGGACAGGTGCTCGGGCACGTCGAGAACGACGTCGCGCTGATCGAGGACGACCAGGCCGCCGCGGCCGAGGCCGTGCTGGAGCGCATGCTGTCGGCGGGCGGTGAGATGGTGACCTTGGTGATCGGGGACGGCACGGAGCCGGGCATGCCCGAGGCCGTCACCGACCGGGTGCGGACGCGCCATCCGGTCGTGGACGTGGTGGTGTACGACGGCGGGCAGACCGGCTACCCGCTCTTGATCGGTGTCGAGTGA
- the rpmB gene encoding 50S ribosomal protein L28, translating into MAANCDVCGKGPGFGHNISHSHRRTKRRWNPNIQTVRAVVNGTPKRVNACTSCIKAGKVTRSASA; encoded by the coding sequence GTGGCTGCCAACTGCGACGTGTGCGGCAAGGGGCCGGGCTTCGGCCACAACATCTCGCACTCGCACCGCCGGACCAAGCGGCGCTGGAACCCGAACATCCAGACCGTCCGCGCGGTCGTGAACGGGACCCCCAAGCGCGTCAACGCCTGCACCTCGTGCATCAAGGCGGGCAAGGTCACGCGCTCGGCGTCGGCGTAA
- a CDS encoding glutamate-cysteine ligase family protein has product MTHLTVEGALEYISGICFKTGPPSRVGVELEWFPRDARHPEHLPDRSRVLRAFADAADLPLSGTLTMEPGGQWELSSAPADSVRELIAVTDRDLTLLRRSAAEAGLELVGMGREHGHPPSRLVDHPRYVAMEHFFDRDNGSGRVMMCSTASIQVNLDAGTEHDGPEDFRRRWRLAHRLSPVLTAVFCRSDRPAVWAAIDPGRTVAPPLDSPDPRSAYAQYALDAKLMCVQRADDGPWTAPAGLTFREWIKTGALEPGEDRAPTLEDLTYHLTTLFPPVRPRGHLELRVLDALPGDLWRVPTALVTALFHDAQAAEDAWAALELTPIRKAAAACFDAALSALERMDVPASLTAEVARYAEEDLP; this is encoded by the coding sequence ATGACCCATCTCACGGTGGAAGGCGCCCTGGAGTACATCTCGGGCATCTGCTTCAAGACCGGCCCGCCGAGCCGGGTCGGCGTGGAACTGGAATGGTTCCCCCGGGACGCCCGGCACCCGGAGCACCTGCCGGACCGCTCCCGCGTCCTGCGGGCGTTCGCGGACGCGGCCGACCTGCCGTTGTCCGGCACCCTCACCATGGAACCCGGCGGCCAGTGGGAACTCAGTTCCGCTCCCGCCGACTCGGTCCGCGAGTTGATCGCCGTCACGGACCGTGATCTGACCTTGTTACGGCGATCGGCTGCGGAGGCAGGCTTAGAGCTCGTCGGCATGGGCCGCGAGCACGGCCACCCCCCGAGTCGGCTCGTCGACCACCCCCGCTACGTCGCGATGGAGCACTTCTTCGACCGCGACAACGGCTCCGGCCGCGTCATGATGTGCTCGACCGCCTCGATCCAGGTGAACCTGGACGCCGGCACCGAGCACGACGGCCCGGAGGATTTCCGCCGCCGCTGGCGGCTGGCCCACCGGCTCAGCCCGGTCCTCACCGCCGTCTTCTGCCGGTCCGACCGGCCGGCCGTGTGGGCCGCGATCGACCCCGGGCGCACCGTCGCCCCTCCCCTGGACTCCCCCGATCCGCGTTCGGCGTACGCGCAGTACGCGCTGGACGCGAAGCTGATGTGCGTCCAGCGCGCCGACGACGGTCCCTGGACCGCCCCGGCCGGGCTCACCTTCCGCGAGTGGATCAAGACCGGCGCGCTGGAACCCGGAGAGGACCGCGCGCCGACCCTGGAGGACCTCACCTACCACCTGACCACCCTCTTCCCGCCGGTCCGGCCGCGCGGGCACCTGGAGCTGCGGGTGCTCGACGCGCTGCCCGGCGATCTGTGGCGCGTGCCGACCGCGCTCGTCACCGCCCTGTTCCACGACGCCCAGGCCGCCGAAGACGCCTGGGCCGCCCTCGAACTGACCCCGATCCGGAAAGCCGCCGCGGCCTGCTTCGACGCCGCCCTGTCCGCCTTGGAGCGGATGGACGTGCCCGCATCGCTGACGGCCGAAGTCGCGCGCTACGCCGAGGAGGACCTCCCATGA
- the egtB gene encoding ergothioneine biosynthesis protein EgtB, with the protein MTVPIDDTGSAAGAAGLTELIARSLERARDRTHGLTGPVEEPDLIRQHSPLMSPLVWDLAHIGNQEELWLLRNLGGREPMRPEIDPLYDAFEHPRAARPTLPLLPPDEARRYVHEVRGRVLDMLEQPRWGDEELSRGGFAFGMVAQHEQQHDETMLITHQLRTGPPVLHRPPPPAPPADTLSLAPEVFVPGGPFTMGTSTEAWALDNERPAHEVDVAGFWLDTTPVTNGAYMEFLADGGYDDPRWWSEPGWAHRQKADLVAPLYWSREGEQWLRRRFGVVEPVPAAEPVVHVTYYEAEAYAAWKGRRLPTEAEWEKAARHDPVSGRSRRYPWGDEDPLPRHANLGQAHLQPSAAGSYPEGEAPSGARQLIGDVWEWVSSDFLPYPGFVAWPYREYSEVFFGPDYKVLRGGSFAVDPVACRGTFRNWDYPIRRQIFSGFRTARDGVL; encoded by the coding sequence ATGACAGTGCCCATAGACGACACGGGTTCGGCAGCCGGCGCGGCCGGCCTGACCGAGCTCATAGCCCGCAGCCTGGAGCGCGCCCGAGACCGCACGCACGGCCTGACCGGCCCGGTCGAGGAGCCCGACCTGATCCGCCAGCACTCCCCGCTGATGTCGCCCCTGGTCTGGGATCTGGCGCACATCGGCAACCAGGAGGAGCTGTGGCTGCTGCGCAACCTCGGCGGCCGCGAGCCGATGCGCCCCGAGATCGACCCGCTGTACGACGCCTTCGAGCATCCGCGCGCCGCGCGTCCCACCCTCCCGCTGCTGCCTCCCGACGAAGCCCGGCGCTACGTCCACGAGGTCCGCGGCCGGGTGCTGGACATGCTCGAGCAGCCCCGCTGGGGCGATGAGGAACTCAGCCGCGGCGGATTCGCCTTCGGCATGGTCGCGCAGCACGAGCAGCAACACGACGAGACCATGCTGATCACGCACCAGCTGCGGACCGGTCCACCCGTCCTGCACAGACCCCCGCCGCCCGCGCCGCCGGCCGACACGCTCTCCTTGGCGCCGGAGGTGTTCGTGCCCGGCGGGCCGTTCACCATGGGCACCTCGACGGAGGCCTGGGCGCTGGACAACGAGCGGCCGGCGCACGAAGTGGACGTCGCAGGGTTCTGGCTCGACACCACCCCGGTCACCAACGGCGCCTACATGGAGTTCCTCGCCGACGGCGGCTACGACGACCCGCGCTGGTGGTCCGAGCCCGGCTGGGCGCACCGCCAGAAGGCCGATCTGGTCGCCCCGCTCTACTGGTCCCGCGAGGGCGAGCAGTGGCTGCGGCGGCGGTTCGGCGTGGTCGAGCCGGTACCGGCCGCGGAGCCGGTCGTCCATGTCACCTATTACGAAGCCGAGGCGTACGCGGCCTGGAAGGGCCGGCGGCTGCCGACCGAGGCCGAATGGGAGAAGGCCGCGCGCCACGACCCGGTCAGCGGCCGGTCGCGGCGCTACCCGTGGGGCGACGAGGATCCCTTGCCGCGGCACGCGAATCTCGGCCAGGCCCACCTCCAGCCCTCGGCTGCGGGGTCCTATCCGGAGGGCGAGGCGCCGTCCGGGGCGCGGCAGCTGATCGGCGACGTCTGGGAGTGGGTGTCTTCGGATTTCCTGCCCTACCCCGGCTTCGTCGCCTGGCCCTACCGGGAGTACTCAGAGGTCTTCTTCGGTCCGGACTACAAGGTCCTGCGCGGCGGCTCGTTCGCCGTGGACCCGGTGGCGTGCCGGGGCACGTTCCGGAACTGGGACTACCCGATCCGGCGGCAGATCTTCTCCGGGTTCCGAACGGCCCGCGACGGAGTCCTCTGA
- the egtC gene encoding ergothioneine biosynthesis protein EgtC: MCRHLAYLGPPKSLQELLIDPPHSLFRQSWEPARQTHGVVNADGFGVGWFAEGDPVPARYRQAGPIWADPSFPDVARVTRSSAVLAAVRDATTGSATGAEAAAPYRGEGWLFSHNGSISGYPGSMAKLAETLPAVDLLDLESRTDSAFVWALIRSRFRQGAAMAEAVASVVADVAALADSRLNLLLMNDTTIVASVFGDTLTARSGGGFTVVASEPDDDSPGWADVADGVHTWSTHTSVEGR, from the coding sequence ATGTGCCGCCACCTGGCCTATCTGGGCCCGCCGAAATCGTTGCAGGAATTACTGATCGACCCTCCCCACTCTCTGTTCCGGCAGAGCTGGGAGCCCGCACGCCAGACGCACGGCGTGGTGAACGCCGACGGCTTCGGCGTCGGCTGGTTCGCCGAGGGGGACCCGGTTCCCGCGCGGTACCGGCAGGCCGGGCCGATCTGGGCGGACCCCTCGTTCCCGGACGTCGCGCGGGTGACGCGCAGCAGCGCGGTGCTGGCCGCCGTCCGCGACGCCACGACGGGCTCGGCGACCGGAGCCGAGGCCGCCGCGCCGTACCGGGGCGAGGGCTGGCTGTTCAGCCACAACGGATCGATCAGCGGCTACCCGGGGTCGATGGCGAAGCTCGCCGAGACGCTGCCGGCCGTCGATCTGCTGGACCTGGAATCGCGGACGGACTCGGCGTTCGTCTGGGCCCTGATCCGCTCCCGCTTTCGCCAGGGCGCGGCGATGGCCGAGGCGGTCGCCTCCGTCGTCGCCGACGTCGCGGCGCTCGCCGATTCCCGGCTGAACCTGTTGTTGATGAACGACACCACGATCGTCGCCTCCGTCTTCGGCGACACCCTGACCGCGCGGAGCGGCGGCGGATTCACCGTCGTCGCCTCCGAGCCGGACGACGACTCGCCCGGCTGGGCCGACGTCGCGGACGGGGTCCACACCTGGAGTACGCACACATCTGTGGAGGGACGATGA
- the egtD gene encoding L-histidine N(alpha)-methyltransferase, protein MSGIEIERRLPEDFFAAALRDDVLKGLTAEPKWLPPKWFYDARGSELFEEITRLPEYYPTRAEREILATRAAEIAAVTRAETLAELGSGSSTKTTLLLDALRDAGTLRRYDPIDVSEAALLASGEQLQKRYPELTIHAVVTDFEERLAIPESAGARLVVFLGGTIGNLLPEERSVFLARLRAGLRPGEWLLLGTDLVKDPETLVAAYDDAAGVTAEFNKNVLTVVDRELDADFDPDDFDHVALWDPAAEWIEMRLRARRDLSVRLKELDLGVSFERGEELRTEISAKFRREGVARELDAAGFAVRHWWTDEQARFGLSLAEAV, encoded by the coding sequence ATGAGCGGCATCGAGATCGAACGGCGGCTGCCGGAGGACTTCTTCGCGGCGGCGCTGCGGGACGACGTCCTCAAAGGCCTGACCGCGGAGCCGAAATGGCTGCCGCCGAAGTGGTTCTACGACGCGCGCGGCAGCGAGCTGTTCGAGGAGATCACGCGGCTGCCGGAGTACTACCCGACGCGCGCCGAGCGGGAGATCCTGGCCACTCGCGCGGCGGAGATAGCCGCGGTGACCCGAGCCGAGACGCTGGCCGAACTCGGCTCGGGCTCCTCGACCAAGACGACGCTGCTGCTCGACGCCCTCCGGGACGCCGGGACGCTGCGCCGCTACGACCCGATCGACGTCAGCGAGGCCGCGCTGCTGGCCTCCGGCGAGCAGTTGCAGAAGCGCTATCCGGAGCTGACGATCCACGCGGTCGTCACCGACTTCGAGGAACGGCTGGCGATCCCGGAGTCGGCGGGCGCGCGGCTGGTGGTCTTCCTCGGCGGGACGATCGGCAACCTGCTGCCGGAGGAGCGCTCGGTGTTCCTCGCGCGGCTGCGCGCCGGGCTGCGTCCGGGCGAGTGGCTGCTGCTCGGCACGGACTTGGTGAAGGACCCTGAGACGCTGGTCGCGGCGTACGACGACGCGGCCGGGGTGACGGCGGAGTTCAACAAGAACGTGCTGACCGTCGTGGACCGCGAGCTGGACGCCGACTTCGATCCGGACGACTTCGACCACGTGGCCCTGTGGGACCCGGCGGCGGAGTGGATCGAGATGCGGCTGCGGGCCCGGCGAGACCTGTCCGTCCGGCTCAAGGAGCTGGATCTCGGGGTGTCGTTCGAGCGCGGCGAGGAGCTGCGGACCGAGATCTCCGCGAAGTTCCGGCGCGAGGGCGTGGCCCGGGAGCTGGACGCGGCCGGGTTCGCGGTGCGCCACTGGTGGACCGACGAGCAGGCTCGGTTCGGACTGTCGCTGGCCGAAGCGGTGTGA
- the thiD gene encoding bifunctional hydroxymethylpyrimidine kinase/phosphomethylpyrimidine kinase, translating into MSAAPVASAGPVSSAPPRVLTIAGSDSGGGAGIQADLKTMLAHGVHGMSVLTAVTAQNSVGVQDFWALPIEAVERQFRSVVDDIGVDAVKTGMLASPELTSTVARLIGTLDPSVPVVVDPVSVSKHGDALLAPEALDALRGELLPRATVVTPNLDEVRLITGLDVVAEPEMVAAARALADLGPRWVLVKGGHLSDHPESVDLLVGPDGAEHWLRAPRHDNRHTHGTGCTLASAIASRLALGDDVPTAVRAAKEYVTGGIAAGFPLGAGIGPVDHGWRWRDSAGQSS; encoded by the coding sequence ATGTCCGCCGCTCCGGTTGCTTCCGCTGGTCCCGTGTCCAGCGCCCCGCCCCGCGTCCTCACCATCGCCGGCAGCGACTCCGGCGGCGGCGCGGGCATCCAGGCCGATCTGAAGACGATGCTGGCGCACGGCGTGCACGGCATGTCGGTGCTGACGGCGGTCACCGCGCAGAACTCGGTCGGCGTCCAGGACTTCTGGGCGCTGCCGATCGAGGCGGTGGAGCGCCAGTTCCGGTCCGTCGTGGACGACATCGGCGTGGACGCGGTGAAGACCGGGATGCTCGCCTCGCCGGAGCTGACCTCCACGGTGGCCCGGCTGATCGGCACGCTGGACCCGTCGGTCCCGGTGGTCGTGGACCCGGTCAGCGTCTCCAAGCACGGCGATGCGCTGCTGGCTCCGGAGGCGCTCGACGCCCTGCGCGGCGAACTGCTCCCGCGCGCCACGGTGGTCACGCCGAACCTCGACGAGGTCCGCCTGATCACCGGTCTGGACGTGGTCGCCGAACCGGAGATGGTCGCCGCGGCCCGAGCCCTGGCCGACCTCGGCCCGCGCTGGGTGCTGGTCAAGGGCGGCCACCTCAGCGACCACCCGGAGTCGGTGGACCTCCTGGTCGGCCCGGACGGCGCCGAACACTGGCTGCGCGCCCCGCGCCACGACAACCGCCACACCCACGGCACCGGCTGCACGCTCGCCAGCGCCATCGCCTCGCGCCTGGCCCTCGGCGACGACGTGCCGACGGCGGTGCGCGCCGCGAAGGAGTACGTCACCGGCGGCATCGCGGCGGGCTTCCCGCTGGGCGCCGGGATCGGGCCGGTGGATCACGGATGGCGCTGGCGGGACTCGGCGGGGCAGTCCTCATAA
- a CDS encoding GNAT family N-acetyltransferase, with protein MSSGVEIRDGGGVVDESLTSLTDAAHAILGELVAGGAALGWVDPPSKPEIHALLEKVAAASRAGDGALRLAYSGDRLVGLGYWLRYERPTHRPHADLEKVAVASDAQGLGVGRLLTAVLVDSAREAGIEVLTLDARGDNEKALKLYRTLGFREYGRLPDFVAVAERRYDKVFCMLDFRD; from the coding sequence ATGAGCAGTGGTGTGGAGATCCGCGACGGCGGCGGCGTGGTGGACGAGTCCCTGACCTCCCTGACCGATGCCGCACATGCGATTCTCGGCGAGCTGGTAGCCGGCGGCGCGGCGCTCGGGTGGGTGGATCCGCCTTCGAAGCCTGAGATCCACGCGCTGCTGGAGAAGGTGGCTGCCGCGTCGCGAGCCGGGGACGGCGCGCTGCGGTTGGCATACTCCGGCGATCGCTTGGTGGGACTCGGATATTGGCTGCGGTACGAGCGGCCGACCCATCGTCCGCATGCCGACCTTGAGAAGGTCGCTGTCGCGAGCGATGCGCAGGGTCTCGGAGTCGGTCGTCTGCTCACCGCCGTATTGGTGGACAGCGCACGCGAAGCCGGCATCGAGGTGCTGACCCTGGACGCCCGCGGCGACAACGAGAAGGCGCTGAAGCTGTACCGCACGCTCGGCTTCCGCGAGTACGGCCGCCTGCCGGACTTCGTCGCCGTCGCCGAGCGGCGCTACGACAAGGTCTTCTGCATGCTCGACTTCCGGGACTGA
- a CDS encoding LysR family transcriptional regulator, which translates to MDTRQLRAFLAVVEAGGISAAADQLGYAQSSVSDQLRTLERDLGTPVLNRTSIGTVPTEAGQRLLPYARRMLDLDSEMRRTVSGHRPLLRIGALQSLADEWLPEMLTAFDHGAAGPETADVTVTVTSRTRLMEELQEGRLDAVFTLDSGPAYDGPTAVVGTDRVVLVTAPSHPLASVHPLTLEDVRRTEFMVTEIGCIYRQLFDESGRDLGPSLKIAMITGSLNALRRLTVNGRGAALLPRFSVQAELDSGDLVMLDLKQGLAPLTIEARWREGIGPGAAPLKALVELTQKFSPAAWAMA; encoded by the coding sequence ATGGACACCCGACAGTTGCGCGCGTTCCTCGCGGTGGTGGAGGCCGGCGGCATCTCCGCGGCGGCCGACCAGCTCGGCTACGCGCAGAGCAGCGTCAGCGACCAGCTGCGCACGCTGGAGCGCGACCTCGGCACACCGGTCCTGAACCGGACGAGCATCGGCACGGTGCCCACCGAGGCCGGGCAGCGCCTGCTGCCGTACGCGCGCCGCATGCTGGACCTGGACAGCGAGATGCGCCGCACCGTCTCCGGACACCGTCCGCTGCTGCGCATCGGCGCCCTGCAGTCCCTGGCCGACGAGTGGCTGCCGGAGATGCTGACCGCCTTCGACCACGGCGCGGCCGGTCCTGAGACCGCGGACGTCACGGTCACCGTCACCAGCCGCACCCGGCTGATGGAGGAGCTGCAGGAAGGGCGTCTGGACGCGGTGTTCACGCTGGACAGCGGTCCGGCCTACGACGGACCCACAGCGGTGGTCGGCACCGACCGCGTGGTGCTGGTGACGGCGCCCTCGCACCCGCTGGCGAGCGTGCACCCGCTGACGCTGGAGGACGTGCGCCGCACCGAGTTCATGGTGACCGAGATCGGCTGCATCTACCGGCAGCTCTTCGACGAGAGCGGCCGCGACCTCGGTCCGTCGCTGAAGATCGCGATGATCACCGGCTCGCTGAACGCCTTGCGGCGGCTGACGGTCAACGGCCGCGGCGCCGCGCTGCTGCCGCGTTTCTCGGTGCAGGCCGAGCTGGACTCCGGCGACCTGGTGATGCTGGATCTGAAGCAGGGCCTGGCGCCGCTGACCATCGAGGCGCGGTGGCGCGAGGGGATCGGGCCGGGGGCGGCGCCGCTGAAGGCGCTGGTGGAGCTGACGCAGAAGTTCAGCCCGGCGGCTTGGGCGATGGCGTAG